In one window of Nocardia brasiliensis DNA:
- a CDS encoding peptidase has translation MRTNEPIGITPFQARGSLRGFVISGRWPDTTKEWAQVLVLAVRVASMPGLLATSTVFGVREDLPDDPAPGTVGLVMAEGTVLGEEALAPGRFADHVPTALLMLHPPSETKPTLPECVGAASGCVLLPGVPHLGLEHRAAWAEAESDGTVTSLVSRVGLDPISDPDTAVLAMLLAA, from the coding sequence ATGCGTACGAATGAACCGATCGGCATCACGCCGTTCCAAGCCCGTGGCTCGCTGCGGGGTTTCGTCATCTCCGGCCGCTGGCCGGACACCACCAAGGAGTGGGCGCAGGTACTGGTGCTCGCGGTCCGGGTGGCCTCCATGCCGGGACTGCTGGCCACCTCCACGGTGTTCGGGGTGCGTGAGGATCTACCCGACGACCCGGCGCCCGGCACGGTCGGGTTGGTGATGGCCGAGGGCACGGTGCTCGGCGAGGAGGCACTGGCGCCGGGACGGTTTGCCGATCATGTGCCGACCGCGCTGCTGATGCTGCATCCGCCCTCGGAAACCAAGCCGACGCTGCCCGAATGCGTGGGCGCCGCCTCCGGGTGCGTGCTGCTGCCCGGCGTACCGCATCTCGGTCTGGAACATCGCGCGGCGTGGGCCGAGGCCGAGTCCGACGGCACGGTGACCTCCCTGGTCAGCCGGGTCGGCCTGGACCCGATCAGTGATCCCGACACCGCGGTTCTGGCTATGCTGCTTGCCGCGTAA
- a CDS encoding superoxide dismutase has protein sequence MAEYTLPDLDYDYSALEPHISGQINELHHSKHHAAYVAGANTALEKLEAARESGDHGAIFLYEKNLAFHLGGHVNHSIWWKNLSPNGGDKPVGELAAAIDDQFGSFDKFRAQFTAAANGLQGSGWAVLGYDTLGQKLLTFQLYDQQANVPLGIIPLLQVDMWEHAFYLQYKNVKADYVTAFWNVVNWEDVQERFARAVSQGKGLFFG, from the coding sequence GTGGCTGAGTACACGCTGCCAGATCTGGATTACGACTACAGCGCCCTGGAGCCCCACATCTCCGGGCAGATCAACGAGCTGCATCATTCCAAGCACCACGCCGCATACGTCGCAGGCGCGAACACCGCGCTGGAGAAGCTGGAAGCCGCCCGCGAGAGCGGCGACCACGGCGCCATTTTCCTGTACGAGAAGAACCTGGCCTTCCACCTCGGCGGCCACGTCAACCACTCCATCTGGTGGAAGAACCTCTCCCCCAACGGTGGCGACAAGCCGGTCGGCGAGCTCGCCGCCGCGATCGACGACCAGTTCGGCTCGTTCGACAAGTTCCGCGCCCAGTTCACCGCGGCCGCCAACGGCCTGCAGGGCTCGGGCTGGGCGGTGCTCGGCTACGACACCCTCGGCCAGAAGCTGCTGACCTTCCAGCTGTACGACCAGCAGGCCAACGTCCCGCTGGGCATCATCCCGCTGCTCCAGGTCGACATGTGGGAGCACGCCTTCTACCTGCAGTACAAGAACGTCAAGGCCGACTACGTCACCGCGTTCTGGAACGTCGTCAACTGGGAGGACGTGCAGGAGCGCTTCGCCCGCGCCGTCTCCCAGGGCAAGGGCCTGTTCTTCGGCTGA
- a CDS encoding SDR family NAD(P)-dependent oxidoreductase, which yields MKLFPATSVAGRKVLITGAARGIGAALARQLHAHGARVALLGLEPELLAEVAADCGDAPWRYCDVGDADQVERVVQTLVGELGGLDVVVANAGIARQLPLLGGDTAVMEQTLAVNVLGVYYTVRAAGPHISHANGYALVVSSLAAAVNLPLVGAYSAAKAAVEALGNTLRIEVKHTGAKVGVAYFAELDTDMTSRGFGTDAARAIIGRATVSGVAPLGPAIDAVEKAIARRSRQVVSPWWVAFVLPARPIAQRVIDLALRRGVARALEIARKEAAPFTTDQPDRPRKMERPV from the coding sequence ATGAAGCTGTTTCCCGCGACGTCCGTGGCCGGTCGCAAGGTATTGATCACCGGGGCGGCGCGGGGGATCGGCGCCGCGCTGGCCAGGCAACTGCACGCGCACGGTGCCCGAGTCGCGCTGCTCGGGCTGGAGCCGGAACTGCTCGCCGAGGTGGCGGCCGACTGCGGGGACGCGCCGTGGCGCTACTGCGATGTCGGCGACGCCGATCAGGTCGAACGGGTGGTGCAGACCCTGGTCGGCGAGCTCGGCGGGCTGGACGTGGTGGTCGCCAACGCGGGCATCGCGCGCCAGCTACCGTTGCTCGGCGGCGACACCGCGGTAATGGAGCAGACGCTCGCGGTCAACGTCCTCGGCGTCTACTACACGGTGCGCGCGGCCGGACCGCACATCAGTCACGCCAACGGGTACGCGCTGGTGGTCTCCTCGCTCGCCGCGGCGGTGAATCTACCGCTGGTCGGCGCGTACAGCGCGGCGAAGGCGGCGGTGGAGGCGCTGGGCAACACGCTGCGCATCGAGGTCAAGCACACCGGGGCGAAGGTGGGCGTCGCCTACTTCGCCGAGTTGGACACCGACATGACCTCGCGCGGCTTCGGCACCGACGCGGCACGGGCCATCATCGGCCGGGCCACGGTCTCCGGTGTCGCGCCGCTCGGGCCCGCCATCGACGCGGTGGAAAAGGCCATCGCGCGCCGCAGCCGTCAGGTCGTGTCACCGTGGTGGGTGGCGTTCGTGCTGCCCGCCCGGCCGATCGCGCAGCGGGTCATCGACCTAGCCCTGCGGCGCGGGGTCGCCCGCGCCCTGGAGATCGCCAGGAAGGAAGCGGCACCCTTCACAACCGATCAACCGGACAGACCACGCAAAATGGAGCGGCCCGTCTAG
- a CDS encoding rhodanese-like domain-containing protein — protein sequence MTSPHVPAVPVDAVPSDFDRAEAATADGARAVLLDVREEDEWQLGHAPGAIHIPMVDVPARVDELEFDVDLYVICRQGGRSLQVVEYLNHIGYEAIQVRGGMVAWQQAGRPLIADGDHQAKIY from the coding sequence GTGACGAGTCCCCATGTTCCCGCTGTCCCGGTGGACGCCGTACCGAGCGATTTCGACCGCGCCGAAGCGGCCACCGCGGACGGCGCGCGGGCGGTCCTGCTCGACGTACGCGAAGAGGACGAATGGCAACTCGGGCACGCGCCGGGCGCGATCCACATCCCGATGGTGGACGTGCCTGCCCGGGTGGACGAGCTGGAGTTCGACGTCGACCTCTACGTCATCTGCCGGCAAGGCGGCCGTTCTCTCCAGGTGGTCGAATACCTCAACCACATCGGCTACGAGGCCATTCAGGTCCGCGGCGGCATGGTGGCCTGGCAGCAGGCCGGGCGCCCGCTGATCGCGGACGGCGACCACCAGGCGAAGATCTACTGA
- the htpG gene encoding molecular chaperone HtpG encodes MTEHVEQLEFQAETHQLLELMIHSVYSNKDTFLRELISNSSDALDKLRLESFRDKDLHVDTSDLHIELAVDKDNRILTVRDNGIGMSRAEVVDLIGTLAKSGTAELRKKLNEAKSEAAAEELIGQFGIGFYSTFMVADKVTLTTRRAGETEGTRWESAAGSSTYTIETLDEAPQGTAVSLHLKPADEEDHLFDYTQEWKLREIVKKYSDFIAWPIRMQVERTVTTEAAGEEGAERPDGAEKSEKTILEDQTLNSMKALWTRPKSEVSDEEYKEFYKHVSHAWDDPLEIIPLKAEGTFEYQALLFLPSQAPFDLFTREHKRGVQLYVKRVFIMDNCEELMPEYLRFVKGVVDAQDLSLNVSREILQQDRQIQMIRKRLVKKVLSTVKDLQGAEDQGKYQTFWREFGRVLKEGLLGDFDNRETILQVSSFASTHSESELTTLAQYVERMPEGQDAIYYMTGESRQQVESSPHMEAFKAKGREVLILTDPVDEMWVGSVPDFDGKPFTSIAKGEVDLESEEEKKASEALREQQDKDFAEVLTWLGKTLDENIKEVRLTNRLTTSPACLVGDVFDFTPMLERMYRASGQALPESKRILELNPTHPLVTGLRDAYDTRKEDADAGKVPELTETAELLYGTAVLAEGGELKDPARFAHILTDRLTRTL; translated from the coding sequence GTGACAGAGCACGTCGAACAACTCGAGTTCCAGGCAGAAACCCATCAGCTGCTCGAGCTGATGATCCACTCGGTCTACTCCAACAAGGACACCTTCCTGCGGGAGCTGATCTCGAACTCCTCCGACGCGCTGGACAAGCTGCGGCTGGAGTCCTTCCGGGACAAGGATCTGCACGTCGACACGTCCGACCTCCACATCGAGCTGGCGGTGGACAAGGACAACCGGATCCTCACGGTTCGAGACAACGGCATCGGTATGTCCCGCGCCGAGGTGGTCGACCTGATCGGCACCCTGGCCAAATCCGGCACCGCCGAGCTGCGCAAGAAGCTCAACGAGGCGAAGTCCGAGGCCGCGGCCGAGGAGCTGATCGGCCAATTCGGCATCGGCTTCTACTCGACCTTCATGGTCGCCGACAAGGTCACCCTGACCACCCGGCGCGCGGGCGAGACCGAGGGCACCCGGTGGGAATCGGCCGCGGGCAGCTCGACCTACACCATCGAAACCCTCGACGAGGCGCCGCAGGGCACCGCGGTGTCGCTGCACCTCAAGCCGGCCGACGAGGAAGACCACCTTTTCGACTACACCCAGGAGTGGAAGCTCCGCGAGATCGTCAAGAAGTACTCCGACTTCATCGCGTGGCCGATCCGCATGCAGGTCGAGCGGACCGTCACCACAGAGGCGGCGGGTGAGGAAGGAGCGGAGCGACCCGACGGCGCCGAGAAGTCCGAGAAGACCATCCTCGAGGACCAGACCCTCAACTCCATGAAGGCGCTGTGGACCCGCCCGAAGAGCGAGGTCAGCGACGAGGAGTACAAGGAGTTCTACAAGCACGTCAGCCACGCCTGGGACGATCCGCTCGAGATCATCCCGCTGAAGGCGGAGGGCACCTTCGAATATCAGGCGCTGCTGTTCCTGCCCTCGCAGGCGCCGTTCGACCTGTTCACCCGCGAGCACAAGCGCGGCGTGCAACTCTACGTCAAGCGGGTGTTCATCATGGACAACTGCGAAGAGCTGATGCCGGAGTACCTGCGCTTCGTCAAGGGCGTGGTGGACGCACAGGACCTCTCGCTCAACGTCTCGCGCGAGATCCTGCAGCAGGACCGCCAGATCCAGATGATCCGCAAGCGTCTGGTCAAGAAGGTGCTCTCGACGGTCAAGGACCTGCAGGGCGCCGAGGATCAGGGCAAGTACCAGACCTTCTGGCGCGAGTTCGGCCGCGTGCTGAAGGAGGGCCTGCTCGGCGATTTCGACAACCGCGAGACCATCCTGCAGGTGTCTTCGTTCGCCTCGACCCATTCCGAGTCGGAGCTGACCACGCTCGCCCAGTACGTCGAGCGCATGCCGGAGGGCCAGGACGCGATCTACTACATGACCGGTGAATCCCGGCAGCAGGTCGAAAGTTCCCCGCACATGGAGGCTTTCAAGGCCAAGGGTCGCGAGGTGCTGATCCTGACCGACCCGGTCGACGAGATGTGGGTCGGCTCGGTGCCGGACTTCGACGGCAAGCCGTTCACCTCGATCGCCAAGGGCGAGGTCGATCTGGAGTCGGAGGAGGAGAAGAAGGCCTCCGAGGCACTGCGCGAACAGCAGGACAAGGACTTCGCCGAGGTGCTCACCTGGCTCGGCAAGACCCTGGACGAGAACATCAAGGAGGTGCGCCTCACCAACCGGCTCACCACCTCGCCCGCCTGCCTCGTCGGCGATGTCTTCGACTTCACCCCGATGCTGGAGCGGATGTATCGCGCGTCCGGGCAGGCGCTGCCGGAGTCCAAGCGGATTCTGGAGCTCAACCCGACCCATCCGCTGGTCACCGGCCTGCGCGACGCGTACGACACGCGCAAGGAGGACGCGGACGCCGGCAAGGTGCCCGAATTGACCGAAACTGCCGAGTTGCTGTACGGCACAGCGGTGCTCGCCGAGGGCGGTGAACTGAAGGACCCGGCGCGCTTCGCGCACATCCTCACCGATCGGCTCACCCGCACCCTCTGA
- a CDS encoding DUF4328 domain-containing protein, with the protein MLLSPAPIGAPAERRNYRWVARRPDHRIRKSAGARPAPIATPRYTEIPRWGLLDQPPLEQPEAALPFAKLTRRVSSLLITTAVLFGLAALGELLRYLVLLRNRTRLIHPALLFASDAFVVGAALLALAFALFSALAMVGWLIRTRRTVFASAGRGEPRSVRALVLGCVVPVVNLIWPGVFLSEILAEHDDPRAVRAVRIWWAAWVGGGIVAAAALLWRTADSLQAKADGVLFTACTDLVAAAVALLTLTMLRAIEERDAFGHSRIARRWVIAVDPPIPVIEPVQPGGRGAHATVEPPVAALDAAPQHTPDGTPDREQEEVMAK; encoded by the coding sequence GTGCTGCTCTCGCCCGCGCCGATCGGCGCCCCCGCCGAACGCCGCAATTACCGGTGGGTGGCGCGCCGCCCCGATCACCGCATCCGCAAGAGCGCCGGTGCGCGCCCGGCGCCCATCGCGACCCCGCGCTACACCGAGATCCCGCGCTGGGGTCTGCTCGACCAGCCGCCGCTCGAGCAGCCCGAGGCGGCGCTGCCGTTCGCGAAGCTGACCCGCCGCGTGTCGTCCCTGCTGATCACCACCGCGGTCCTGTTCGGTCTCGCCGCGCTCGGCGAATTGCTGCGCTACCTGGTGCTTTTGCGTAACCGGACCCGGCTGATCCATCCCGCGCTGCTGTTCGCCTCCGACGCGTTCGTCGTCGGCGCCGCCCTGCTCGCCCTGGCGTTCGCGCTGTTCAGCGCGCTCGCGATGGTCGGCTGGCTGATCCGGACCCGGCGCACCGTCTTCGCGTCGGCCGGGCGCGGCGAGCCGCGTTCGGTGCGGGCGCTCGTGCTCGGCTGCGTTGTCCCCGTGGTGAATCTGATCTGGCCGGGCGTCTTCCTGAGTGAGATCCTCGCCGAACACGACGATCCACGGGCGGTGCGCGCGGTCCGGATCTGGTGGGCGGCCTGGGTGGGCGGCGGCATCGTGGCGGCGGCCGCGCTGCTCTGGCGGACCGCGGACTCGTTGCAGGCCAAGGCCGACGGCGTGCTGTTCACCGCGTGCACCGACCTGGTCGCCGCCGCGGTAGCCCTGCTCACCCTCACCATGCTGCGGGCCATCGAGGAGCGAGACGCCTTCGGCCACAGCCGGATCGCGCGCCGCTGGGTGATCGCGGTCGACCCGCCGATTCCGGTGATCGAACCCGTGCAGCCGGGCGGTCGCGGCGCACACGCTACCGTCGAGCCGCCCGTCGCCGCGCTGGACGCCGCACCGCAGCACACGCCCGACGGCACACCGGACCGTGAGCAGGAGGAGGTTATGGCCAAGTGA
- a CDS encoding TetR/AcrR family transcriptional regulator, which produces MTESATSPRQLPRGRHGLPREQVVASQRERILIAMAEAMVENGYVGTSVAAILKRAGVSRETFYEQFRSKEACFEAAYERAAQHLLERIAGASPPGDGEHAGAPDPVDRMDRIFVAYLQHLVDDPASARLFLVEVYAVGSAALARRAQLQELFVGLIADVLDARTDEQRFACVTLAAAISAMVTGRIAAEDLDGLLALRAPLLDLVRRGGRLYGEALSEA; this is translated from the coding sequence ATGACCGAATCGGCAACCAGCCCACGGCAACTCCCACGCGGCAGGCACGGACTGCCGCGGGAGCAGGTGGTCGCCTCGCAGCGCGAGCGCATCCTGATCGCGATGGCCGAGGCGATGGTCGAGAACGGTTACGTCGGTACCTCGGTCGCCGCGATCCTGAAGCGCGCCGGTGTGTCTCGGGAGACCTTCTACGAGCAGTTCCGTTCCAAGGAGGCCTGTTTCGAGGCGGCCTACGAGCGGGCCGCGCAGCACCTGCTCGAGCGCATCGCCGGCGCGTCACCGCCCGGGGACGGCGAGCACGCCGGTGCACCGGACCCGGTCGATCGAATGGACCGGATCTTCGTCGCCTACCTGCAACACCTGGTCGACGACCCGGCCAGCGCCCGCTTGTTCCTCGTCGAGGTGTACGCGGTGGGCTCGGCGGCACTCGCCCGGCGCGCACAACTGCAGGAGCTGTTCGTCGGCCTGATCGCCGACGTGCTCGACGCACGAACCGACGAACAGCGCTTCGCCTGCGTCACGCTGGCCGCCGCGATCAGCGCGATGGTCACCGGCCGCATCGCCGCCGAAGACCTCGACGGCCTGCTCGCCCTCCGCGCCCCCCTCCTCGACCTGGTCCGCCGCGGCGGCCGCCTCTACGGCGAGGCCCTGTCCGAGGCGTGA
- a CDS encoding TMEM165/GDT1 family protein: protein MIATVLLSIGIVFLAELGDKSQLMALTFALRYRWWVVLGGIATASAAVHLLSVGVGYFLGSALPTRAIALVAALTFLAVGVWTLREHFGAADEDDPAPKSLRASTAPFFVVLSAFLLAELGDRTMFATAALATDYDWIGVWLGSTIGMVAADALAIGIGILVGKHLPEHAIGIGSGLLFLYFGALTLISTAAPGLGTLAVALLACTAPALGGAALLLGRRPRRAPVEGASETPLPRVHR, encoded by the coding sequence ATGATCGCCACCGTTTTGCTGAGTATCGGCATCGTCTTCCTCGCCGAGCTGGGCGACAAATCCCAGCTGATGGCGTTGACGTTCGCCCTGCGCTACCGCTGGTGGGTGGTGCTCGGCGGGATCGCGACGGCCTCGGCCGCGGTGCATCTGCTCTCGGTGGGCGTCGGCTACTTCCTCGGTTCCGCGCTGCCCACCCGGGCCATCGCCCTGGTCGCCGCGCTCACCTTCCTGGCCGTCGGCGTGTGGACCTTGCGCGAGCACTTCGGCGCCGCCGACGAGGACGACCCGGCGCCGAAGTCACTGCGGGCGAGCACCGCGCCGTTCTTCGTGGTGCTCTCGGCGTTCCTGCTCGCCGAGCTCGGCGACCGGACCATGTTCGCGACCGCCGCCCTGGCCACCGACTACGACTGGATCGGCGTGTGGCTCGGCTCGACGATCGGCATGGTCGCCGCCGACGCACTGGCCATCGGCATCGGCATCCTGGTCGGCAAGCATCTGCCCGAGCACGCCATCGGCATCGGCTCGGGCCTGCTGTTCCTGTACTTCGGCGCGCTGACGCTGATCTCGACCGCCGCGCCCGGCCTCGGCACGCTCGCGGTCGCCCTGCTCGCCTGCACCGCACCGGCCCTCGGCGGCGCGGCGCTGCTGCTCGGCCGCCGCCCGCGGCGCGCACCGGTCGAAGGCGCGAGCGAGACTCCGCTCCCCCGCGTCCACCGGTAA
- a CDS encoding SDR family NAD(P)-dependent oxidoreductase, which translates to MEISGSAAIVTGGASGLGAATAKRFAELGATVFGLDVPQSIERAGDNVPAGVTLIPADVTSNDEVGAAVAKVVESGAPLRIVVNCAGVGWAGRILSKNGPHDLELFRTVITVNLLGTFNVMRLAADAISKTDAVDEYGQRGVIINTASVAAFEGQIGQIAYSASKGGVHGMTVPAARDLAQFGIRVNTIAPGIIDTPMLAGVTEEYRKGLEAGVPFPSRLGRPDEYAQLSQYIVEHDYLNGETIRMDGALRMAPR; encoded by the coding sequence GTGGAGATTTCGGGTTCCGCCGCCATTGTCACCGGAGGCGCATCCGGCCTCGGCGCCGCCACTGCCAAGCGTTTCGCCGAGCTGGGGGCCACCGTTTTCGGCCTGGATGTGCCACAGTCGATCGAGCGCGCGGGCGACAACGTGCCCGCCGGAGTCACCCTCATTCCCGCCGACGTCACCAGCAATGACGAGGTCGGCGCCGCGGTCGCGAAGGTCGTCGAGTCCGGTGCGCCGCTGCGCATCGTGGTGAACTGCGCCGGTGTCGGCTGGGCCGGGCGCATCCTGTCCAAGAACGGCCCGCACGACCTCGAGCTGTTCCGCACGGTCATCACCGTGAACCTGCTCGGCACCTTCAACGTCATGCGCCTGGCCGCCGACGCGATCTCCAAGACCGACGCCGTCGACGAATACGGTCAGCGCGGCGTCATCATCAACACCGCCTCCGTGGCCGCGTTCGAGGGCCAGATCGGCCAGATCGCCTACTCGGCCTCCAAGGGTGGCGTGCACGGCATGACCGTGCCCGCCGCGCGCGACCTGGCCCAGTTCGGCATCCGGGTGAACACCATCGCCCCCGGCATCATCGACACCCCGATGCTGGCCGGTGTCACCGAGGAGTACCGCAAGGGCCTCGAGGCGGGCGTGCCGTTCCCGTCGCGGCTGGGCCGCCCGGACGAGTACGCGCAGCTCTCGCAGTACATCGTCGAGCACGACTACCTCAACGGTGAGACCATCCGCATGGACGGCGCCCTGCGCATGGCCCCGCGCTGA
- a CDS encoding class I SAM-dependent methyltransferase, protein MSGNPLAVAEPWDLVADDYAEFAPAIMQSFSDRAIEFASLTPSSQVIDVAAGTGLLSLRAARQVAQVQAIDFSEAMLARLRAAARAVGLTNIQTRVGDGQDLPYESDRFDAGFSMFGLMFFPERAKGFGELFRVLRPGGTAVVSSWAPVVESPLMRMMFGAFAAADPSVQEPQPNYLSLENPEVFETEMRRAGFEAVSIQRHSTTLACADADQLWETMVRGSAPLVLLRRDLGERVWAERVTLMKSYLAANYRPNQPLSTTAFLGIGHKPAA, encoded by the coding sequence ATGTCCGGAAACCCCCTCGCCGTCGCCGAGCCGTGGGACCTCGTCGCCGACGATTACGCGGAATTCGCCCCCGCGATCATGCAGTCGTTCTCCGATCGGGCCATCGAATTCGCCTCGCTGACACCGTCTTCGCAGGTGATCGACGTCGCGGCGGGCACGGGACTGCTGAGTCTGCGTGCCGCGCGGCAGGTGGCGCAGGTGCAGGCGATCGACTTCTCCGAGGCGATGCTGGCGCGGCTGCGAGCCGCGGCGCGCGCCGTCGGCCTGACGAACATCCAGACGCGAGTGGGCGACGGGCAGGACCTGCCGTACGAGAGCGACCGGTTCGACGCGGGGTTCTCCATGTTCGGGTTGATGTTCTTTCCGGAGCGGGCCAAGGGTTTCGGCGAGCTGTTCCGGGTGTTACGTCCCGGCGGCACCGCGGTGGTGTCCAGTTGGGCGCCGGTGGTCGAATCACCGTTGATGCGCATGATGTTCGGCGCGTTCGCGGCCGCCGACCCGAGCGTGCAGGAGCCCCAGCCGAACTATCTCAGCCTGGAGAACCCGGAGGTCTTCGAAACCGAGATGCGCCGCGCCGGCTTCGAAGCCGTGTCCATTCAACGGCATTCGACCACGCTGGCCTGCGCCGACGCCGATCAGCTCTGGGAGACCATGGTGCGCGGCAGCGCACCGCTGGTGCTCCTGCGGCGCGACCTCGGTGAGCGGGTGTGGGCCGAGCGGGTCACGCTGATGAAGTCCTACCTGGCCGCCAATTACCGGCCGAACCAACCGTTGTCGACCACGGCGTTCCTCGGCATCGGGCACAAGCCCGCGGCCTGA
- a CDS encoding DUF5926 family protein has product MGKSKRNSPKPGGNRAQRLAERKAAQEQAAQSVTRPFEGLAAECDLVALREFVPSATAELKLVSSVAAERPVVLATVLPGAVAALVRAGEPPTGFVGAQVQFQGADAGADLAAAILWTQSAEPGDSLSSVQSVAGGPRLADVIDPGAALDLTVHQDFDWWVPEGVQPDAQVAATIEQAKQAIMPSARIALDPGTAGAAWWVDAGEKAHIRWVRPENEDELMLALARLHAAGGLQLGEGSRFAGSFRTHGVLVPVFDLDRERHADEWTKPAEEFGVRLAEALAVDAPLSAEERRSRDGLRSRQVTLR; this is encoded by the coding sequence GTGGGTAAGAGCAAGCGCAACAGTCCTAAGCCCGGCGGGAACCGGGCCCAGCGTCTCGCCGAGCGGAAGGCCGCGCAGGAGCAGGCGGCGCAGTCCGTCACGCGTCCCTTCGAGGGGCTGGCCGCGGAGTGCGATCTGGTCGCGCTGCGCGAATTCGTGCCGTCGGCGACCGCCGAGCTGAAGCTGGTGTCGAGCGTCGCGGCCGAACGCCCGGTCGTGCTCGCCACCGTGCTCCCCGGCGCGGTCGCCGCGCTGGTGCGCGCGGGTGAGCCGCCGACCGGTTTCGTCGGCGCGCAGGTGCAGTTTCAGGGTGCCGACGCGGGCGCGGACCTGGCCGCCGCGATCCTGTGGACGCAGTCCGCCGAGCCGGGCGACTCGCTGTCGTCGGTGCAGAGCGTGGCGGGCGGCCCGCGGCTGGCCGACGTGATCGATCCGGGCGCCGCCCTGGATCTCACGGTGCACCAGGACTTCGACTGGTGGGTGCCCGAGGGCGTGCAGCCGGACGCGCAGGTGGCCGCGACCATCGAACAGGCCAAGCAGGCGATCATGCCCTCGGCGCGGATCGCGCTCGACCCGGGCACCGCTGGCGCGGCGTGGTGGGTGGATGCCGGCGAGAAGGCGCACATCCGCTGGGTCCGTCCGGAGAACGAGGACGAGCTGATGCTGGCGCTGGCGCGGCTGCATGCCGCGGGTGGACTGCAACTCGGCGAGGGTTCCCGGTTCGCGGGTTCGTTCCGGACGCACGGCGTGCTGGTCCCGGTGTTCGACCTGGACCGGGAGCGGCACGCGGACGAATGGACCAAGCCCGCCGAGGAATTCGGCGTCCGGCTGGCCGAGGCGCTCGCCGTCGACGCGCCGCTGAGCGCCGAGGAGCGTCGCTCGCGCGACGGGCTGCGTTCGCGCCAGGTCACCCTGCGCTGA
- a CDS encoding glycerophosphodiester phosphodiesterase, whose amino-acid sequence MSQGSRAPFVVAHRGASAARPEHTLAAYELALQEGADGVECDVRLTRDGHLVCVHDRTVDRTSSGTGLVSEMSLDELKELDFGADGAPSPVLTLSELITLVLDWRSRPTKLFIETKHPVRYGALVENKLLAELQRFGIATPASADHSRAVVMSFAATAVWRIRRAAPLLPTVLLGESSRYLGGSAATTVGATAVGPSVKTLREHPELVDRAAAAGRATYCWTVDDPDDVRLCADLGVSWVATNHPGRTKSLLGTP is encoded by the coding sequence GTGAGCCAGGGCAGTCGCGCGCCGTTCGTCGTGGCGCATCGGGGCGCCTCGGCGGCGCGTCCCGAACACACGCTCGCCGCATACGAATTGGCGCTGCAGGAAGGCGCGGACGGCGTCGAGTGCGACGTCCGGCTGACCAGGGACGGGCACCTGGTGTGCGTGCACGACCGCACCGTCGACCGGACCTCCTCCGGCACCGGCCTGGTCAGCGAGATGTCGCTGGACGAGCTGAAGGAACTCGACTTCGGCGCGGACGGCGCGCCGTCGCCGGTGCTCACGCTCAGCGAGCTGATCACCCTCGTGCTGGACTGGCGCAGCAGGCCGACCAAGCTGTTCATCGAGACCAAACATCCCGTGCGCTACGGCGCGCTGGTGGAGAACAAGCTGCTGGCCGAGTTGCAGCGGTTCGGCATCGCCACGCCCGCCTCCGCCGACCATTCACGCGCGGTGGTGATGTCGTTCGCCGCCACCGCGGTCTGGCGGATCCGCCGCGCCGCGCCGCTGCTGCCGACCGTGCTGCTCGGCGAATCCTCGCGCTACCTCGGCGGTTCCGCCGCGACGACGGTCGGCGCGACCGCCGTCGGGCCGTCGGTGAAGACGCTGCGCGAACACCCCGAACTGGTCGACAGGGCCGCCGCCGCGGGCCGCGCCACCTACTGCTGGACCGTCGACGACCCCGACGACGTCCGCCTCTGCGCCGACCTGGGCGTCAGCTGGGTCGCCACCAACCACCCCGGCCGCACCAAATCTCTCCTCGGCACCCCCTGA